The following coding sequences are from one Scomber japonicus isolate fScoJap1 chromosome 3, fScoJap1.pri, whole genome shotgun sequence window:
- the LOC128355042 gene encoding protein LSM14 homolog B-like isoform X2: protein MFHRRRLVNAITIAVKSYGTEDRHTDKPMPPKDEIYEYIVFRGSDIKDITVSEPPKPYHGLPRDPAIIQSSVGGSSGAYHPRWSPYRDMMPTYNQLAASSLLNQQYNAALGLVPGFHGIPARRAPMVEQAVQTAPLASAAQKKGKSSTPPQSKQTARPAQRSSRDGSQAQKENISTSRTPSQQSAAKTQGQSTDNQKQRQKQGSRRSRTRSRGQLLVKNSKATTLQFESDFDFETANAQFKDDLTKEVVVEKIDSGDALDSQGMQEEETPGEKYYDKAKGFFDNISSDLKPRRTTWAEEKKLNMETFGAPGRLLRGRGFRGRGRKAQSTTEQRPLPKVGSGRV from the exons ATGTTTCATCGTCGCCGGCTCGTTAACGCTATCACGATAGCTG TTAAATCCTATGGCACAGAGGACCGGCACACTGATAAACCAATGCCACCCAAAGATGAAATTTATGAATACATCGTCTTCAGAGGAAGTGACATAAAGGACATCACTGTGTCTGAACCACCAAAACCATACCATGGACTGCCTCGTGACCCTGCTATTATTCAG tcATCTGTTGGAGGCTCCTCTGGTGCCTATCACCCACGCTGGAGTCCATACAGGGACATGATGCCCACCTACAACCAGCTGGCTGCTAGTTCGCTACTCAACCAGCAGTACAATGCAGCACTGGGCCTAG TACCAGGATTTCACGGCATCCCAGCCAGAAGGGCTCCCATGGTAGAGCAGGCTGTCCAGACCGCACCGTTGGCCAGTGCTGCCCAGAAAAAGGGGAAATCCTCAACCCCGCCACAAAGCAAACAGACTGCTCGTCCAGCCCAACGCTCCAGTCGGGATGGTTCTCAAGCTCAAAAGGAGAATATTTCCACCA gtcGGACACCATCCCAACAAAGTGCAGCCAAGACTCAAGGCCAAAGCACTGATAACCAGAAACAAAGGCAGAAACAAG GCAGTCGCAGGTCCAGGACCAGAAGCAGAGGCCAGCTTCTTGTGAAAAACTCCAAAGCCACAACCTTGCAGTTTGAATCAGATTTTGATTTTGAGACTGCAAATGCTCAGTTTAAAGATGATCTTACGAAAGAGGTTGTCG TTGAGAAGATAGACTCAGGGGATGCTCTGGACAGCCAGGGTATGCAGGAGGAGGAAACTCCTGGGGAGAAGTACTACGATAAAGCTAAAGGCTTCTTTGACAACATCTCATCAGACCTTAAACCCAG GAGGACCACATGGGCGGAGGAGAAGAAGCTGAACATGGAAACATTTGGAGCACCCGGCCGCCTCCTGAGAGGCAGAGGGTTCAGGGGCCGAGGACGCAAAGCGCAGAGCACCACTGAGCAACGACCCCTCCCAAAAGTTGGTAGTGGGAGGgtgtga
- the LOC128355042 gene encoding protein LSM14 homolog B-like isoform X1, which yields MSARAGTPYIGSKISLISKAQIRYEGILSSVDTDRSTVALAKVKSYGTEDRHTDKPMPPKDEIYEYIVFRGSDIKDITVSEPPKPYHGLPRDPAIIQSSVGGSSGAYHPRWSPYRDMMPTYNQLAASSLLNQQYNAALGLVPGFHGIPARRAPMVEQAVQTAPLASAAQKKGKSSTPPQSKQTARPAQRSSRDGSQAQKENISTSRTPSQQSAAKTQGQSTDNQKQRQKQGSRRSRTRSRGQLLVKNSKATTLQFESDFDFETANAQFKDDLTKEVVVEKIDSGDALDSQGMQEEETPGEKYYDKAKGFFDNISSDLKPRRTTWAEEKKLNMETFGAPGRLLRGRGFRGRGRKAQSTTEQRPLPKVGSGRV from the exons ATGAGTGCCAGGGCAGGAACTCCTTACATTGGCAGTAAAATAAGTTTGATATCTAAGGCACAGATTCGTTATGAGGGCATATTATCCTCTGTCGACACAGACAGGTCCACGGTTGCTTTAGCCAAAG TTAAATCCTATGGCACAGAGGACCGGCACACTGATAAACCAATGCCACCCAAAGATGAAATTTATGAATACATCGTCTTCAGAGGAAGTGACATAAAGGACATCACTGTGTCTGAACCACCAAAACCATACCATGGACTGCCTCGTGACCCTGCTATTATTCAG tcATCTGTTGGAGGCTCCTCTGGTGCCTATCACCCACGCTGGAGTCCATACAGGGACATGATGCCCACCTACAACCAGCTGGCTGCTAGTTCGCTACTCAACCAGCAGTACAATGCAGCACTGGGCCTAG TACCAGGATTTCACGGCATCCCAGCCAGAAGGGCTCCCATGGTAGAGCAGGCTGTCCAGACCGCACCGTTGGCCAGTGCTGCCCAGAAAAAGGGGAAATCCTCAACCCCGCCACAAAGCAAACAGACTGCTCGTCCAGCCCAACGCTCCAGTCGGGATGGTTCTCAAGCTCAAAAGGAGAATATTTCCACCA gtcGGACACCATCCCAACAAAGTGCAGCCAAGACTCAAGGCCAAAGCACTGATAACCAGAAACAAAGGCAGAAACAAG GCAGTCGCAGGTCCAGGACCAGAAGCAGAGGCCAGCTTCTTGTGAAAAACTCCAAAGCCACAACCTTGCAGTTTGAATCAGATTTTGATTTTGAGACTGCAAATGCTCAGTTTAAAGATGATCTTACGAAAGAGGTTGTCG TTGAGAAGATAGACTCAGGGGATGCTCTGGACAGCCAGGGTATGCAGGAGGAGGAAACTCCTGGGGAGAAGTACTACGATAAAGCTAAAGGCTTCTTTGACAACATCTCATCAGACCTTAAACCCAG GAGGACCACATGGGCGGAGGAGAAGAAGCTGAACATGGAAACATTTGGAGCACCCGGCCGCCTCCTGAGAGGCAGAGGGTTCAGGGGCCGAGGACGCAAAGCGCAGAGCACCACTGAGCAACGACCCCTCCCAAAAGTTGGTAGTGGGAGGgtgtga